A single genomic interval of Sulfurovum sp. TSL6 harbors:
- a CDS encoding TIGR02757 family protein, which produces MRLSEIKTLLDNEVEARNNSAELSFDKPDPLLVASQYQDESIALICALFGYGNVGLIVRFLQSLDFSLLDCSEEEIRKALSSHYYRFQKSEDVAALFIALKRLRSEESIENIFYTAYKKEENILDGLWHFIETLQSVYPRNTRGYNFLIGSIPKKVLSAGTYKRYMMYLRWMVRKDALDMGLWSKIDKKDLLMPLDTHTFQVSRRLGLLKRKTYDMRASIELTDTLRTFDQKDPIKYDFALYRLGQEKLA; this is translated from the coding sequence TTGAGATTATCTGAGATCAAAACTCTTTTAGACAATGAAGTTGAAGCTAGAAACAACAGTGCTGAACTCTCTTTTGACAAGCCTGACCCCCTTCTTGTTGCATCACAATACCAAGATGAATCTATAGCACTGATTTGTGCATTGTTTGGCTATGGTAATGTAGGGCTTATCGTCCGATTTTTGCAAAGTTTGGATTTTTCTTTATTGGACTGCAGTGAAGAGGAGATAAGAAAAGCACTCTCTTCCCACTATTATCGTTTTCAAAAAAGTGAAGATGTCGCTGCCCTCTTCATCGCATTGAAACGTCTAAGATCTGAAGAGAGCATTGAAAATATTTTTTATACCGCCTACAAAAAAGAAGAAAATATTTTAGATGGTTTATGGCATTTTATAGAGACGTTACAATCGGTGTATCCTAGAAACACACGTGGTTATAACTTTTTAATAGGTTCCATACCCAAAAAAGTACTTTCAGCAGGGACCTACAAGCGCTATATGATGTACCTGCGCTGGATGGTACGCAAAGATGCTTTGGATATGGGTTTATGGTCTAAGATAGATAAAAAAGATCTGCTTATGCCTCTTGACACCCATACGTTTCAGGTTTCAAGACGTTTAGGCTTACTCAAGCGTAAAACGTACGATATGAGAGCCAGTATAGAATTGACAGATACTTTGCGTACCTTTGATCAAAAAGATCCCATCAAATATGATTTTGCACTTTATCGTCTGGGACAGGAGAAATTGGCGTAG
- the lptB gene encoding LPS export ABC transporter ATP-binding protein → MTHTLEAKGLAKTIKKTKLVHDISLNVKSKEIVGLLGPNGAGKTTSFYMVCGLTDATEGQVFLDGEDVTRLPLSARAQMGIGYLPQESSIFKDLTVEENLLIAVEALGLDKEKVQPRIEKLLEIFNIEPIRARLGIRLSGGERRRVEIARALVGEPKFLLLDEPFAGVDPIAVLDIQNIIKQLVDLDMGILITDHNVRETLGICDRAYVMRSGEMLATGTSDEVANDENVRKHYLGEHFTF, encoded by the coding sequence ATGACGCATACACTTGAAGCCAAAGGCCTTGCCAAAACTATTAAAAAAACAAAGTTAGTGCATGATATCTCTCTAAATGTGAAGAGTAAAGAGATCGTAGGGCTTCTTGGTCCCAATGGTGCGGGAAAGACCACTTCATTCTACATGGTATGTGGATTAACTGATGCTACAGAAGGCCAGGTTTTTTTGGATGGTGAAGATGTCACAAGACTGCCTTTAAGTGCCCGTGCACAAATGGGTATAGGGTATTTGCCTCAAGAGTCCAGCATTTTTAAAGACTTGACTGTAGAAGAAAATTTGCTCATTGCAGTTGAAGCATTAGGCCTGGATAAAGAGAAGGTTCAGCCACGCATTGAAAAACTGCTTGAGATCTTCAACATCGAACCTATCCGTGCCCGTCTTGGGATCCGCCTCAGTGGGGGAGAGAGAAGAAGGGTTGAGATTGCAAGAGCATTGGTAGGTGAACCAAAATTCTTACTTCTGGATGAACCTTTTGCCGGTGTTGACCCTATAGCCGTTTTGGATATACAAAACATTATCAAACAACTGGTGGATCTTGATATGGGTATTCTCATTACAGACCATAATGTGCGTGAAACACTGGGTATTTGTGATCGAGCCTATGTGATGCGAAGCGGTGAAATGTTAGCGACAGGTACCAGTGATGAAGTCGCCAATGATGAGAATGTACGTAAGCATTATCTTGGTGAACACTTTACGTTTTAG
- the tsaE gene encoding tRNA (adenosine(37)-N6)-threonylcarbamoyltransferase complex ATPase subunit type 1 TsaE encodes MTKEIEASLEELDKVVSYLDATLPSDTIVFLRGDLAAGKTTLTQAIAKAKGIEGEVTSPTFSLQQCYGAKDGSSLYHYDLYRLDHEEFMQMGLFEEFEKPGWHMVEWGSDELKAFLEGVGYNVATIEIESQKNSRIYRIDV; translated from the coding sequence ATGACTAAAGAAATAGAAGCATCATTAGAGGAACTGGATAAAGTTGTCAGTTACTTGGATGCAACACTTCCTTCTGATACGATCGTATTTTTAAGAGGTGATCTGGCTGCAGGAAAGACGACACTTACACAAGCCATAGCAAAAGCAAAAGGGATCGAAGGTGAAGTGACTTCTCCGACCTTTTCTTTACAACAGTGTTATGGTGCAAAAGATGGCAGTAGTCTGTATCATTATGACCTCTATCGTTTAGATCACGAAGAATTTATGCAGATGGGGCTTTTTGAAGAGTTTGAAAAGCCGGGGTGGCACATGGTAGAGTGGGGCTCGGATGAACTTAAAGCCTTTTTAGAAGGTGTAGGTTATAATGTTGCAACCATAGAGATAGAGTCCCAAAAAAACAGTAGAATTTATAGGATAGACGTATGA
- the trpD gene encoding anthranilate phosphoribosyltransferase yields MGTKEEFERLFNNQMGTEEARAFLVALYEKGESGSDIAAAASVMREHSIKLSLSDALKEKAIDVVGTGGDKSGSFNISTTVSLLLASLGRVVAKHGNRSVTSNSGSTDVLEALGINLDLSIENKIKMLEETGFCFFPATDHHPAMKHIMPIRKSIEHRTIFNILGPLTNPAGAEKYLLGVFDPSFVKRIADALVELGAKRACVVSSHDGMDEISLACNSSFAYVESNRILEGEINPETFGFKLAPKEAILGGDANFNAQITRDIFSGKEKGAKRDIVLLNAAFALFVDGNVRDIEEAIEMAKSGLDSGKANEHLKLMAKISQQLAG; encoded by the coding sequence ATGGGTACTAAAGAAGAATTTGAAAGACTGTTTAACAATCAAATGGGTACAGAGGAGGCAAGGGCTTTTCTTGTAGCACTGTATGAAAAAGGTGAAAGCGGCAGTGATATCGCTGCAGCTGCTTCAGTCATGCGCGAACACTCCATTAAACTCTCTTTATCTGATGCACTGAAAGAAAAAGCCATCGACGTGGTCGGAACAGGTGGAGATAAAAGCGGAAGCTTTAACATCTCTACCACTGTGTCGCTTCTTCTGGCTTCTTTGGGTCGTGTTGTGGCTAAACATGGAAACAGAAGTGTGACTTCCAACTCTGGCTCAACAGATGTTCTTGAAGCACTGGGCATTAACCTGGATCTTAGCATAGAGAATAAAATAAAAATGCTTGAAGAGACAGGTTTTTGTTTTTTCCCTGCAACCGATCATCATCCTGCGATGAAACACATCATGCCCATACGTAAGTCTATAGAGCATAGGACTATCTTTAACATTCTTGGACCATTGACAAATCCTGCCGGAGCAGAGAAATACCTTTTAGGGGTATTTGACCCTTCCTTCGTTAAACGTATCGCTGATGCACTGGTTGAATTGGGTGCGAAACGTGCCTGTGTTGTCAGCAGTCATGATGGTATGGATGAGATCTCACTTGCGTGCAACTCTTCTTTTGCCTATGTGGAGTCAAACCGTATATTAGAAGGTGAGATCAATCCGGAGACATTTGGATTTAAACTCGCACCTAAAGAGGCCATCTTGGGTGGAGATGCAAATTTTAATGCACAGATCACACGCGATATATTTTCAGGTAAAGAAAAGGGTGCAAAAAGAGATATTGTGCTGCTAAATGCAGCCTTCGCACTTTTTGTAGACGGCAATGTACGTGACATAGAAGAAGCGATAGAGATGGCTAAAAGCGGACTTGATAGTGGCAAAGCCAATGAACATTTAAAGCTGATGGCTAAGATAAGTCAACAATTGGCAGGATAG
- a CDS encoding RNA-binding S4 domain-containing protein produces MRVDKWLSAVNVVKRRTIATDMLKSGVVLVNGLKAKASKNVAVGDTVTIEYLKGPKSYEVLQIPTTKTIPKSQKDEYVKELSN; encoded by the coding sequence ATGCGTGTGGATAAATGGTTGTCGGCTGTGAATGTGGTGAAGCGTCGTACTATTGCTACGGATATGCTTAAATCTGGTGTTGTTTTGGTCAATGGCTTGAAGGCTAAAGCATCTAAAAATGTAGCTGTAGGAGATACAGTAACCATAGAGTATCTTAAAGGTCCGAAGTCTTATGAAGTGCTGCAAATACCAACAACCAAAACCATACCTAAAAGTCAAAAAGATGAATATGTCAAAGAGCTGTCAAATTAA
- a CDS encoding tetrahydrodipicolinate N-succinyltransferase N-terminal domain-containing protein, which translates to MAIETVTSTDAFKQLVTDVTSQAGYKEPIAFGIARVDRGQKNAEKILQANFGLINWKENFGSAAVFIKALQEAKCDVDFSGTEFVATINDNFVENAMAAFAPYVAEATGDAHKNVQVIKTLAHMEDIGKNFRIVFLFEDANPGSVEAVYLKLYALSQSKAELRKINLNGAFGILSNVAWVGNTPYELDYLRENEIEMKLGGTYPAVDAVDKFPRFLQHVIPADNTRILEASKVRMGAQLAAGTTVMPGASYINFNAGTLGPVMVEGRISSSAIVGAGSDVGGGASILGVLSGTDGNPISIGENTLLGANSVTGLPLGDACIVDAGITILAGTKIKIAPEELAKISAANPEATLETKTMFKGAELQGLDGIHFRQDSTTGEIIARRSTREVKLNVELH; encoded by the coding sequence ATGGCTATTGAAACAGTGACAAGTACAGACGCATTTAAACAATTGGTAACAGATGTTACTTCACAAGCAGGATACAAAGAGCCTATCGCATTTGGTATCGCAAGAGTGGATAGAGGTCAGAAAAATGCTGAGAAAATACTTCAGGCGAACTTTGGACTCATCAACTGGAAAGAGAACTTCGGAAGTGCTGCAGTATTTATAAAAGCATTGCAGGAAGCAAAATGTGATGTAGATTTTTCAGGGACTGAATTTGTTGCAACGATCAACGATAACTTTGTAGAAAATGCTATGGCAGCATTTGCTCCGTATGTTGCAGAAGCTACAGGTGATGCACATAAAAATGTACAAGTGATCAAAACACTTGCACATATGGAAGATATTGGTAAAAACTTTAGAATCGTATTTTTGTTCGAAGATGCGAATCCTGGATCTGTAGAAGCAGTATATCTTAAACTTTATGCACTTTCTCAGAGTAAAGCAGAACTTAGAAAGATCAACCTCAATGGTGCATTTGGTATTTTGTCAAATGTGGCATGGGTAGGAAATACACCTTATGAACTTGATTACCTTAGAGAAAATGAGATCGAAATGAAACTGGGCGGTACGTATCCTGCTGTGGATGCTGTAGATAAATTCCCGAGATTCTTACAACATGTGATACCAGCAGATAATACACGTATCTTGGAAGCGTCTAAAGTACGTATGGGTGCACAGCTTGCAGCTGGTACAACAGTCATGCCAGGTGCATCATATATCAACTTTAATGCTGGAACACTTGGTCCTGTGATGGTTGAAGGTCGTATCTCTTCATCTGCTATCGTAGGTGCAGGTTCAGATGTAGGTGGTGGGGCTAGTATCCTTGGTGTCCTTTCAGGTACAGATGGAAATCCTATCAGCATCGGGGAGAACACACTACTTGGTGCAAACTCTGTAACGGGTCTTCCTTTGGGTGACGCATGTATCGTGGATGCGGGTATCACTATCTTGGCTGGTACGAAGATAAAGATCGCTCCAGAAGAGTTGGCTAAGATCTCTGCAGCCAACCCTGAAGCAACACTTGAAACGAAAACTATGTTTAAAGGTGCAGAGCTTCAAGGGCTTGACGGGATTCACTTTAGACAGGATTCGACTACGGGTGAGATCATTGCTCGAAGAAGTACGAGAGAAGTGAAGTTGAACGTTGAGTTGCACTAA
- a CDS encoding cysteine-rich small domain-containing protein — translation MNYSDWFEAHGQKHKKIMKKLEALSDDEVIAYFRFENMVEKEPDFCFLYKENKKCHEMEDLNCYLCACPNFRFDDKGLSKEGNQVLYSTCSIASKDGAQFVSDDAIHQDCSGCTVPHHVDYIKKHFSRDWFSIMRKVKQNQV, via the coding sequence ATGAATTACAGTGACTGGTTTGAAGCACATGGACAAAAACACAAGAAGATCATGAAGAAATTGGAAGCCTTGAGCGATGATGAAGTCATCGCATACTTCAGGTTTGAAAATATGGTAGAAAAAGAGCCCGATTTTTGTTTCCTTTATAAAGAGAATAAAAAGTGTCATGAGATGGAAGATCTGAATTGTTACCTTTGTGCCTGTCCCAACTTTCGTTTTGATGATAAGGGGCTTTCCAAAGAGGGGAATCAAGTGCTCTACAGTACTTGCAGTATAGCGTCTAAAGATGGTGCGCAGTTTGTTTCTGATGATGCGATACATCAAGATTGCAGTGGCTGTACAGTACCACACCATGTAGACTATATCAAGAAACATTTTTCAAGAGACTGGTTCTCCATCATGAGAAAGGTTAAACAAAATCAAGTATAA
- a CDS encoding TonB-dependent siderophore receptor, translated as MTFKSLSLITATLLLTTHTHADETLEPITIVSATKTTQSIQNTTSNVTVITAEEIEENGYQTVAQAINTVAGISVTNSGGLGQQSSFFVRGADSGKVLVLLDGMRLNDPSTTNGTALLDSLTTSNIDQIEIIKGGASSIWGSNASAGVINIITKEAKDGIHGSLALNYGSYNTRGTDADLSYSDKKITAQVLASYLKTDGFSALAPRSAEEDGYENKNYNIKFGYAFDANNKLNLSYNRIKTDTEYDDSFSVSQADDDYSNSTSDQTNYALNYHFNLDNYSAIFNASKGEYNRVYYTYYYMDNQNVYKANLKEYSLINAYQYEKGKMILGLEYKDIDGFSQLNTYAENKASYINKAIFVSNIYDINENTLLETNLRYDNYDEFDDKTTYKIGFKHNHDFYEGFTTSANYYTSYDSPSSYQLANQSPTVDILKPAYTKGYDISASYKDLISISYFNIEVEDGIVYIDGTWPAEYKNTNGIEKFSGLEITSSYVFDPYNITFSANYTHLFDYDAEDGTDHIRRAKDTLNASLEYYTINDTHFGINAQYIGDREEFGQSTGNYTVWNANFSTEIINDVDLSLNARNIFDKDYQSSYGYATEGRSLYAKIKYSF; from the coding sequence ATGACATTCAAGTCACTCAGCCTTATCACGGCTACACTACTACTGACAACACACACGCACGCAGACGAAACACTCGAACCTATCACGATAGTCTCAGCCACTAAAACAACACAATCCATTCAAAACACCACTTCAAATGTCACAGTGATTACAGCCGAAGAGATAGAAGAAAATGGATATCAAACTGTTGCACAAGCCATCAACACTGTAGCTGGAATCTCGGTTACTAACTCTGGTGGCCTTGGACAGCAGAGTTCATTTTTCGTAAGAGGTGCGGACTCAGGTAAAGTCCTCGTACTCTTAGACGGCATGCGTCTCAACGACCCAAGTACTACAAATGGTACAGCCCTTCTTGATAGTCTTACAACAAGTAACATAGACCAAATCGAGATCATCAAAGGTGGTGCAAGCAGTATCTGGGGCTCCAATGCTTCTGCAGGTGTCATCAACATCATTACCAAAGAAGCCAAAGATGGTATCCATGGTTCACTCGCATTAAACTACGGTTCATACAACACTAGAGGTACTGATGCCGATCTTTCGTACAGTGATAAAAAGATCACAGCACAAGTTCTTGCTTCCTATCTCAAAACGGATGGTTTTTCTGCATTGGCTCCAAGATCAGCAGAAGAAGATGGCTATGAAAATAAAAACTATAATATAAAATTCGGATATGCTTTTGATGCAAATAACAAACTAAACCTTAGCTATAACCGCATTAAAACAGATACTGAGTATGATGACAGCTTCTCTGTCTCTCAAGCAGATGATGATTACAGTAACAGTACATCAGATCAAACTAACTATGCCTTGAACTATCACTTCAACCTGGACAACTATAGTGCTATTTTCAATGCAAGTAAAGGTGAATACAATAGGGTCTATTACACCTATTACTACATGGACAACCAAAATGTCTATAAAGCAAATCTCAAAGAGTACTCCCTCATCAATGCATACCAATACGAAAAAGGGAAAATGATTTTAGGATTGGAGTATAAAGATATAGATGGATTCAGCCAACTCAACACTTATGCAGAAAATAAAGCAAGTTATATTAACAAAGCAATATTTGTTTCTAACATATACGACATCAATGAAAACACTCTTTTGGAAACAAATCTAAGATACGATAACTATGATGAATTTGATGACAAGACTACTTATAAAATTGGATTCAAACATAATCATGACTTTTATGAAGGCTTCACAACTTCTGCAAACTACTATACTTCGTATGATTCTCCAAGTTCATACCAACTTGCAAATCAATCACCTACCGTTGATATTTTGAAACCTGCTTATACAAAAGGATATGATATTTCTGCTAGTTATAAAGATCTTATCTCTATTAGCTATTTTAATATTGAAGTAGAAGATGGAATTGTGTATATAGATGGTACATGGCCAGCAGAGTATAAGAACACCAATGGCATAGAAAAGTTCTCTGGACTTGAAATAACAAGTTCATATGTATTTGATCCATACAATATTACATTCTCTGCAAACTATACCCATCTCTTTGATTATGATGCAGAAGATGGAACAGACCATATCAGACGTGCAAAAGATACATTGAATGCTTCTTTAGAGTACTACACTATAAACGATACACATTTTGGTATCAATGCACAGTATATAGGTGACAGAGAAGAGTTTGGACAAAGTACTGGTAACTACACCGTATGGAACGCAAACTTCAGTACAGAAATTATCAATGATGTTGACCTAAGTCTAAATGCAAGAAACATCTTTGATAAAGACTACCAGTCAAGCTACGGTTACGCTACAGAAGGAAGATCACTCTATGCAAAGATCAAGTATAGCTTTTAG
- a CDS encoding glycosyltransferase family 4 protein encodes MHMYLVFVCIFILSVVLVGFVKHYAAEMGLIDVPNERSTHRNHTPRGAGIGFYLAIAFVLPIFYFDVILSYAWTCTAILLVFIVGLLDDHRDTAPNTKFIVIMLSTVLLYFDNIVIDHLGVFFGFELSLGWFAIPFTLFAVVGFTNALNLIDGLDGLAATVSIVILGSFFAVGYMHDDFFMMMIAGAFISALLGFLVFNSHPASIFMGDSGSLTLGFVISMLAIKSLAYLPTVSILFIAAIPILDTVVVMVRRKIKGKSIFCADRCHIHHILRHFFAEDTRNTVLFLGVFQAIYSLTGLQLERHMDEGYLLILFVLNVVLLYMFLAAMIKRQKRNC; translated from the coding sequence ATGCATATGTATTTGGTATTTGTATGCATTTTTATCCTCTCTGTGGTGTTGGTTGGCTTTGTGAAACATTATGCAGCAGAAATGGGTTTGATAGATGTCCCTAATGAACGCAGTACACATAGGAATCATACCCCAAGAGGTGCCGGGATAGGATTTTATCTTGCGATAGCATTTGTGCTTCCTATTTTTTATTTTGATGTGATACTCTCTTATGCATGGACCTGTACTGCTATTTTGCTTGTTTTTATCGTGGGATTGCTGGATGATCATCGTGATACAGCTCCAAACACTAAATTCATTGTTATTATGCTGAGTACGGTGCTGCTTTATTTTGACAATATTGTGATCGATCATCTTGGTGTATTTTTTGGGTTTGAGCTTTCATTAGGATGGTTTGCGATTCCTTTTACACTGTTTGCAGTGGTCGGGTTCACCAATGCACTCAATTTGATAGATGGCCTTGATGGACTTGCTGCTACAGTGAGTATAGTAATACTCGGTAGTTTTTTTGCTGTAGGGTATATGCATGATGATTTTTTCATGATGATGATTGCTGGAGCATTTATCTCAGCGCTTTTAGGGTTTCTTGTATTTAATTCGCACCCGGCTTCTATATTTATGGGAGACAGCGGTTCTTTGACATTAGGATTTGTGATCTCTATGTTGGCGATCAAGTCACTGGCATACTTACCTACGGTCAGCATATTGTTTATAGCGGCTATTCCTATCTTGGATACCGTGGTGGTCATGGTACGTCGCAAGATAAAAGGGAAATCCATCTTCTGTGCGGACAGATGTCACATCCATCATATATTACGACATTTCTTTGCAGAAGATACACGTAACACAGTACTCTTTTTAGGGGTATTTCAAGCGATCTACTCTTTGACGGGATTACAACTGGAGAGACATATGGATGAAGGGTATCTACTGATTCTTTTTGTACTGAATGTGGTACTTTTGTACATGTTTCTTGCAGCTATGATCAAAAGACAAAAGCGAAATTGTTAA
- a CDS encoding tyrosine-protein phosphatase: protein MIFPFFKKQKEKKRGPVLKVDLHSHFIPGIDDGSQSMEESLSLLKGMESLGYEKVITTPHIMIDVYRNTPQIIKEGLVSLRKAAKAEGIKLEIEAAAEYYLDEGFYDHIRSDEVMSIDGKYLLFETSYVSKPLQIEEMIFEISAAGYIPLMAHPERYRYVSDPLKEYGRWKELGVLFQLDLNSLGGHYGKDAKKKAEILSDNGMIDFLGSDVHHLKQTKFLDDVFQRENYTKVWENNTILNHTLRS from the coding sequence ATGATCTTTCCTTTTTTTAAAAAACAAAAAGAGAAGAAAAGAGGTCCCGTCCTAAAGGTGGATCTTCACTCACACTTCATCCCGGGGATCGATGATGGTTCCCAGAGTATGGAGGAGAGCCTTTCGCTTTTGAAGGGGATGGAATCTCTAGGTTATGAGAAAGTGATCACGACACCGCATATCATGATAGATGTCTACCGCAATACACCTCAGATCATCAAAGAGGGATTGGTCTCTTTGAGAAAAGCGGCAAAGGCTGAAGGGATAAAGCTGGAGATAGAAGCTGCTGCAGAGTACTATCTGGATGAAGGGTTTTATGACCATATTCGTAGTGATGAAGTGATGAGTATCGATGGGAAATACCTTCTTTTTGAAACTTCCTATGTTTCGAAACCTCTGCAGATAGAAGAGATGATCTTTGAAATTTCGGCTGCAGGATATATACCGCTTATGGCGCATCCTGAACGTTATCGTTATGTGAGTGATCCGCTCAAAGAGTATGGCAGATGGAAAGAGCTGGGTGTCTTGTTTCAGCTAGATCTGAATTCCTTGGGTGGGCATTACGGTAAAGATGCCAAGAAAAAAGCAGAGATACTCTCTGACAATGGCATGATCGATTTTTTAGGCTCTGATGTACATCATCTCAAACAGACGAAATTCTTGGATGATGTCTTTCAAAGAGAAAACTACACAAAGGTATGGGAAAATAATACTATTTTGAACCATACGCTTAGGTCTTAG